One genomic window of Pseudomonas chlororaphis subsp. piscium includes the following:
- a CDS encoding AprI/Inh family metalloprotease inhibitor, which produces MIRTALIAKAGAYLIATLMMFYGETSMASSLRLADPAELAGHWQLSQPAQPANHCALDLELNGTLGAGAECFSAWLGDSAIGWFPEPDGIAVTGKEGSKIIFLSRQKEGLYQGTLKSGITIILQRTP; this is translated from the coding sequence ATGATTCGAACTGCCTTGATCGCTAAGGCCGGCGCGTACCTGATCGCGACGCTGATGATGTTTTATGGAGAGACAAGCATGGCAAGCAGCCTGAGATTGGCGGACCCCGCGGAACTGGCCGGACACTGGCAACTGTCGCAGCCGGCACAACCTGCCAACCACTGTGCCCTGGACCTCGAGCTGAACGGCACCCTGGGCGCCGGTGCCGAGTGTTTTTCCGCCTGGTTGGGCGATTCGGCCATCGGCTGGTTTCCCGAGCCGGACGGTATTGCCGTGACCGGCAAAGAAGGCTCGAAGATCATCTTTTTAAGTCGTCAGAAAGAAGGCTTATATCAAGGCACTTTGAAATCAGGCATAACCATTATATTGCAGCGTACACCCTGA
- a CDS encoding serralysin family metalloprotease produces the protein MSKVKSKAIVTAEQELVPLAAASSAYNQINSFSHQYDRGGNLTVNGKPSYSVDQAATQLLRDGAAYQDLNGNGKIELTYTFLTSASSSTMYKHGISGFSQFSAQQKAQAVLSMQSWADVANVTFTEKASGGDGHMTFGNYSGGQDGAAAFAYLPGTGAGYDGTSWYLINSGYTQNKNPDLNNYGRQTLTHEIGHTLGLAHPGDYNAGNGNPTYNDAVYGQDTRGYSVMSYWSESNTSQNFSKAGVEAYSSGPLMDDIAAIQKLYGANTSIRTGDTTYGFNSNTGRDFLSATSSADKLVFSVWDAGGKDTLDFSGFTQNQKINLNETSFSDVGGLVGNVSIAKGVTVENAIGGSGNDLLIGNNVANELKGGAGNDILYGAGGADKLWGGAGADTFVFGASSDSAPGAADQILDFVSGLDKIDLTGITKGTGLHFVSAFTGNAGDAILSTSAGNSTLSVDFSGHGVADFLVSTVGQAAYTDIVA, from the coding sequence ATGTCGAAAGTTAAATCGAAAGCTATTGTGACCGCCGAACAAGAACTCGTGCCCTTGGCCGCGGCAAGTTCGGCTTACAACCAGATCAATAGCTTCAGCCATCAGTATGACCGGGGTGGCAATCTGACGGTCAATGGCAAACCCTCCTACTCGGTCGATCAGGCAGCCACCCAGCTGCTGCGCGACGGTGCCGCGTACCAGGATCTCAACGGCAACGGCAAGATCGAACTGACCTATACTTTCCTCACCTCAGCCTCCTCGAGCACCATGTACAAGCATGGCATCTCCGGGTTCAGCCAGTTCAGCGCCCAGCAGAAAGCCCAGGCCGTGCTGTCCATGCAATCCTGGGCCGACGTGGCCAACGTCACCTTCACCGAAAAGGCTTCCGGTGGTGACGGTCACATGACCTTCGGCAACTACAGCGGCGGTCAGGATGGCGCGGCGGCCTTCGCCTACCTGCCGGGCACTGGTGCTGGCTACGACGGTACTTCCTGGTACCTGATCAACAGCGGCTATACCCAGAACAAGAACCCCGATCTGAACAACTACGGCCGGCAGACGCTGACCCACGAGATCGGCCACACCCTGGGCCTGGCTCACCCTGGCGACTACAACGCCGGGAATGGCAACCCGACCTATAACGACGCGGTCTATGGACAGGACACGCGCGGTTACAGCGTCATGAGCTACTGGAGCGAAAGCAATACCAGCCAGAACTTCAGCAAGGCCGGCGTCGAAGCCTATTCGTCCGGCCCGCTGATGGACGATATCGCGGCGATCCAGAAGCTCTACGGGGCTAACACCAGCATCCGTACCGGCGACACCACCTACGGCTTCAACTCCAACACCGGTCGCGATTTCCTCAGCGCGACCTCGTCGGCGGACAAGCTGGTGTTCTCGGTATGGGACGCGGGCGGCAAGGACACCCTGGACTTCTCCGGTTTTACCCAAAACCAGAAGATCAACCTCAATGAGACCTCGTTCTCCGACGTTGGCGGCCTGGTGGGCAACGTGTCCATCGCCAAGGGCGTCACTGTCGAGAATGCCATCGGCGGTTCGGGCAACGACCTGCTGATCGGCAACAACGTGGCCAACGAGCTCAAGGGCGGTGCCGGCAACGACATCCTCTACGGCGCTGGCGGGGCGGACAAACTCTGGGGTGGCGCGGGTGCCGATACCTTCGTCTTCGGTGCCAGCTCGGACTCCGCTCCGGGCGCGGCCGACCAGATCCTGGATTTTGTCAGCGGCCTGGACAAGATCGATCTGACTGGCATCACCAAAGGCACTGGGCTGCACTTCGTGAGCGCGTTCACCGGTAACGCCGGCGACGCGATCCTCAGCACCTCGGCTGGCAACAGCACCTTGTCGGTGGACTTCTCCGGGCACGGCGTGGCGGACTTCCTGGTCAGCACCGTCGGCCAGGCGGCCTACACCGACATCGTCGCCTGA
- a CDS encoding P1 family peptidase, producing MRARQLGISLGLGTPGPFNAITDVPGVRVGHSTLRTTVDGKQVRTGVTLIQPREGFARLQPCFAGCHVLNGNGDATGLEWIREAGLLTTPLAITNTHSVGVVRDALIAEEHRSLADPSEYWCMPVVMETYDGLLNDIWGQHVGPQQVREALDNAESGPVREGAVGGGTGMICHEFKGGIGTASRQVPGEQGGYTVGALVQANHGKREELRVDGYPVGRQLTGLPSPFAQRGTPGMGSIVVILATDAPLLPHQCQRLAQRASIGIARTGGGTEDSSGDIFLAFATGNRDLPPSAYGRQGVPFSTPLAMLNNDYISALFSAAAEAVEEAIVNALLAGEPMTADSGASVPALTGETLLEAMKLTGWNKP from the coding sequence ATGCGCGCACGTCAATTGGGGATCAGCCTGGGCCTGGGTACTCCCGGCCCCTTCAATGCCATCACCGATGTTCCGGGGGTACGGGTGGGCCACAGCACCCTCAGGACCACGGTTGACGGCAAGCAGGTGCGTACCGGGGTGACCCTGATCCAGCCCCGCGAAGGGTTTGCCCGGCTGCAACCCTGTTTCGCCGGCTGCCATGTGCTCAACGGCAACGGCGATGCCACCGGGCTGGAGTGGATCCGCGAAGCGGGCCTGCTGACCACACCGCTGGCCATCACCAACACCCACAGCGTCGGCGTGGTGCGCGATGCGCTGATCGCCGAGGAACACCGGAGCCTGGCGGACCCCTCGGAGTACTGGTGCATGCCGGTGGTGATGGAGACCTACGACGGTCTGCTCAACGATATCTGGGGCCAGCATGTCGGCCCGCAGCAGGTGCGCGAGGCCCTGGACAATGCCGAGTCCGGGCCGGTGCGCGAGGGCGCGGTGGGCGGCGGCACCGGAATGATCTGCCATGAGTTCAAGGGCGGGATCGGCACGGCTTCGCGCCAGGTGCCGGGGGAGCAGGGCGGCTACACGGTCGGCGCGCTGGTCCAGGCCAACCACGGCAAGCGCGAGGAGTTGCGGGTCGACGGCTATCCGGTGGGACGGCAATTGACCGGTCTCCCGTCGCCCTTCGCCCAGCGCGGCACGCCGGGCATGGGCTCGATCGTGGTGATCCTGGCCACCGACGCGCCCTTGCTGCCGCACCAGTGCCAGCGCCTGGCGCAGCGCGCGTCGATCGGCATCGCCCGCACCGGCGGCGGTACCGAAGATTCCAGCGGCGATATCTTCCTGGCCTTCGCCACCGGCAACCGCGACCTGCCGCCTTCCGCCTACGGGCGCCAGGGCGTGCCCTTCAGCACACCCCTGGCGATGCTCAACAACGATTACATCTCGGCCCTGTTCAGCGCCGCCGCCGAAGCGGTGGAGGAGGCCATCGTCAATGCCTTGCTGGCGGGCGAGCCGATGACCGCGGACAGTGGCGCGAGCGTTCCGGCACTGACCGGGGAAACCTTGTTAGAAGCCATGAAACTAACTGGATGGAACAAGCCTTGA
- a CDS encoding APC family permease — protein sequence MSSPCAPEGALKPTLSVFDVVAITVSGVTPASSVFVIAPFAIHQAGSGVFLAFVMAGLLALMFAFCYAELGRAHNSAGGEYVYAKRVFGGMAGYATFLTVLVMLLFIPPVLATGAATYLNNALGTRFDSQTVALVIVICSYALGILNIKLNAWITGTCLLLEIAALLVIVFLGFGNASQPASILLQPQIVENGVLQLAPWALVIGAVGIGLFSYNGYGPAVLLAEDMKCKGQGVHKAVLWSLALVVIIELVPLTALLIGAPSLSAMLASPDPIGYLLTSHGNETLSRVVSAGIFLSVFNAIVAIVIQIGRVVFSSGRDALWTPGINRLFTRIHPRWDSPWLATLFLAIPSAVLSFSSNLADLTSFSVLLIMLVYLIVALSALMSRVLLRDREHPYRMPLWPLPALLAVIGAGYLLFNLFLDASLRDIMVIVGLLALSVILYGTNGRFSPAFQKL from the coding sequence ATGAGCTCTCCCTGCGCGCCGGAAGGCGCCCTGAAACCCACGCTGAGCGTGTTCGATGTAGTGGCCATTACCGTGTCGGGCGTGACTCCGGCCAGTTCGGTCTTCGTCATCGCGCCGTTCGCCATTCACCAGGCCGGCAGCGGGGTATTCCTGGCCTTTGTCATGGCGGGGCTGCTGGCCTTGATGTTCGCCTTCTGCTACGCCGAACTGGGCCGCGCCCACAACAGCGCCGGCGGCGAGTATGTGTACGCCAAGCGGGTATTCGGCGGCATGGCCGGGTACGCGACCTTTCTCACGGTGCTGGTGATGCTGCTGTTCATTCCGCCGGTGCTGGCTACTGGCGCCGCGACTTACCTGAACAATGCCCTGGGCACGCGCTTCGATTCGCAGACCGTGGCCCTGGTGATAGTGATCTGCAGCTATGCGCTGGGCATCCTTAATATCAAGCTCAACGCCTGGATCACCGGCACCTGCCTGCTGCTGGAGATCGCTGCCTTGCTGGTGATCGTCTTCCTGGGCTTCGGCAATGCCTCGCAGCCGGCGAGCATCCTGCTGCAGCCGCAGATCGTCGAAAACGGCGTGTTGCAGCTGGCGCCCTGGGCCCTGGTGATCGGCGCGGTGGGCATCGGCCTGTTTTCCTACAACGGTTACGGCCCGGCGGTGCTGCTGGCCGAAGACATGAAATGCAAGGGGCAGGGCGTACACAAGGCGGTGCTCTGGTCGCTGGCGCTGGTGGTGATCATCGAGCTGGTGCCGCTGACCGCGCTGCTGATCGGCGCGCCGTCCCTCAGCGCGATGCTCGCCAGCCCCGATCCCATCGGCTACCTGCTCACCAGCCACGGCAACGAAACCCTGTCGCGGGTGGTCAGCGCCGGGATCTTCCTGTCGGTGTTCAACGCCATTGTCGCCATCGTGATCCAGATCGGCCGGGTGGTGTTCTCCAGCGGCCGCGATGCCTTGTGGACGCCGGGCATCAACCGCCTGTTCACGCGGATTCATCCGCGCTGGGATTCGCCGTGGCTGGCCACGCTGTTCCTGGCCATTCCCTCGGCGGTACTCAGTTTCAGCTCGAACCTGGCCGACCTGACCTCGTTCAGCGTGCTGCTGATCATGCTGGTGTACCTGATCGTCGCCCTCAGCGCGCTGATGAGCCGGGTGCTGCTGCGCGATCGCGAGCATCCGTACCGCATGCCGCTGTGGCCGTTGCCGGCGCTGCTGGCAGTGATCGGCGCTGGTTATCTGTTGTTCAATCTGTTCCTGGACGCTTCGCTCAGGGACATCATGGTGATCGTCGGCCTGCTGGCGCTGTCGGTGATCCTGTATGGCACCAACGGCCGGTTCAGCCCGGCGTTCCAGAAACTCTAA